A window of Pseudoalteromonas sp. MEBiC 03607 genomic DNA:
AATCTTCATAGCGGATCAATAGCTGTGTTTGGCTTTGGCTAATCGTTAAATTAATCTTACCGGGCTGATGCGTGTACTTAAGCGAATTACTGATTAAGTTTGCAAATAACTGTGAAAGCCTTGTTGCATCGCACTCAAAGTTTAATTCATTAGCAACATTTTGTGAGAATCTCACTTCAAATTTATCAAGCTGGATTGCCATATCTGCGTGTAAGCTTTGGAAATACTCAGCTGCATTAATTGTTGTTACGTTGAGCTGAAAGCAGCTTTGCTCTAAAAGTGAAATTTTATTTAAATCAGTGACTAAAGTTGCCATATCGGTGATTTTTTGGTTGAGCTTTTCGTAGGTAAGCTCATTAAATTGAGTAAGACCAGCTTGCAGAGTTTCAAGGTGTAAGCGCAACCCGGTTAATGGACCACTTAGTTCGTGGGCAACTTGTGATAATAACTTACTACGTTGGCTGATTTGTTTATCTAGATAATTCCGGCGTTGTTCAATCAGTTGTTTTCTTTGTTTTACTCTTAATAATGCGATGCCCATTACAGCTAAAAGCAAGCTAAATAATAAAATGCTGTATAAGATTGTTTGACGCTGTGAGGCTATGGCTTGGCTTTTTTCATGGTCTTGCAGTTTTAAATTTTGAATGGCCAAATCTCGGTCGCGAATAGCAATTGAGTTTTGCAGCTCCGCTAAACGTTGATTGTAGTTGTTATGGGCAAAGTTTTTTTCAAGCTCCGTGATAGTGCGTTGATACGACAATGCTTGTTGATAATCAGCTTGCTGTTGTGCAACTGTAATTAGATGTTCAAGGGCAAGGATCTGCTTTTGCAGCCTATTTTTTTGATTACTTAATTGAAAGGCCTGCTGTGCATAATGTTTAGCTTGTTTAAGCTCAGTCGAGCCAATGTATAGTTTTGCTAATGTCAGTAACACATCAGTATATAAGTGATCGTCTTCTTTCAGTTCAGTGATTACTTGTTTTTCAATTGCTAATGCTTGATCAGCTTTATCAATTTCAAGCAAATTTATTGCAATATTATGCTTAGCCCAAGCGGTATTTCTTGTGCTGTTATAACTAGCAAATACTTGCTGAGCATCTTGTGCGTATTCAAGTGCTTTAGTGTAATTGTGTAGCCCATATTCGCATTGTGATAACTTAACTAAGCTATGTCCGATATCTGAAAGTGACCCCGTTTGTCTATCAAAACTAAGCGCTGTAATAAACTCGCTCTTTGCTTTTTCGTATTGGCCTAAATCTAAATAACTTTGAGCAATCGAATAGGTTATGCCTGCTTGTAATGAAATAGACGGTGACATCTGCTGAACTAGCTCACGGCGTTTTAGTTTATACTCCAGAGCAAGCGTTAACCTGTCTAACTGCTCAAGATTACGTGAGTAACCATGGTAGAGCATTTCTTTTTGCTTTAAGGTTAATTCGCGATTGTTGTCGTGAATATAAACCTCAAGCAAGTTCAAGGCGGCTTGATACTCACCAGCATTATGATAGGCACTGACAAGGCTCGCCACGGCGTCAATTTCATAATCGCTAAGTTGCAAACGCTGAAATAGCGCGACATTTTGTTGAGATAACGAAATTGCGGTTTCTAAGTCACTTTTTCTGTAGGCCAGTCGTGCTTTAGCAAGATACAACTCGCTGTATATAGGGGAGTCGTTTTTGTATTTTGGGCCTGCTTCAAGCTCATCTATTATTGTTTGCGCCTGCTGAAACTGCCCGAGCTGTATATGAACGTGAATTAATCTAACGTTAAAACTGATTCTTTCTGCAAGGCTTGCAGATTCTAAAAGTTGTTTATCGATACTTAATAAATACTCATATCGTTTTTGGTAATCACTGATTGCTCTGGCTTCGTCAATATGGTTTTGCAATGATGATGCAAAAGCACAGTTCATTGATAAGGCAAAATACAGAAAAGCAGCGGCTTTAAGTTTCATAGTAGGGTTTATTATTTTTTTAAATCCCAACTAGTCTAGCATGTCATACTTTTAAATGGGAATGATTTGCTTTTATAGCTAAAAGGAATTGCATTATGCAATTATTCTTCTCGCAACTTGCGAATAATATTGGCTAGATTTTTATAACGCATTGTTAAAAGACAATTTATTTTTTGGAATGGTTGCTGCTTAAAGTAATTACACACCCAAAGGAGAGTGTAATTATGAAAATTAACATACTCATTTACTTAACAGCGGCACTTGCTAACGGCTTGGTAAGTGCAGCACCATTTGAGCAGTGTCCAAGTAAAGCATTTTTAATTCAGGGTTCGCCCGCACAGATGTATGGTGTTGATTTAGTATCTGCGAAAACGACAGTGCTTGCAGCAGCAATGGATTTTGCAAGCGAAGCTAATAACGACAGTGTTAATGCGGTGGGGTTTAATTACCAAGACCAATATATGTATGGTTTTAGTAAGCAAGCCCCTAAAAGTGTGGTACGCATAAATAACCAATACATGTTAGAGCGTTTAAATGTAAGCGGCTTACCAGATACGAACTTTTATGTGGGTGATATTTTAGTTGATGAGCAGCAAAACAAGGCTGTGTATTACTTATATCATCCACGCTTTGGCCTTTACGCCATTAATTTAACAGCACAAAATGAACAATACCAAGCTGAATTAATTCCAGGCTCTGCTAACTGGAATCTCTCTATTTATGACTTTGCATTTCACCCGCACAGTACTCTTCTTTACGCTGTTGAATCAAACGGCGACTTATATGAGATCAACGTTGAAAATGGTGGCCCTGTTTTTATTACAAATCTCGATATTGCAGGTGATACAGGCGCCAATGGCGCAGCTTACTTTGATTTGCAAGGGCAGTTTTATTTTAGTAACAATCGAAGCGGTAAAGTCCATAGGGTTAATTTAAACATCAGCCCTGTGTCGGGTTATACACCAACTGCGTCTGTGTTTACGTTGGGCCCTACATCTAACCAAAATGATGGGGCACGTTGTGCTATAGCAGAGGTAAAAGTTACAGATAACTCGATAGATTTTGGTGATGCGCCTAGACCTTATCAAACAACGTTAGAAGATAGCGGTGCAAGACACTTGTTCGATCCTAATGAAGACCAATCTAACCTTGTTTATCTCGGCGCAAGTGTTGATGGAGAAAACTTAAACACTGCCAGTGATCTTCTCCAGTCATCAGTAGATAGCTCTGACGATGGGGTCAAGTTTGTGACTGATTTTGTTGCCGGCTCAACAAGCCAAATTATTGTCACATCACCAAATGATAATGGCTATTTATATGCTTGGTTTGATTGGGACCAAAATTACCAGTTTGATGCAGACGAAATCACAGTGAGTAAATATCGCCTTAATCAAGGGGATAACAGTGTTCTTGTTGATGTACCAAGTAATGCTGTTATGGGAGCAACATGGGCACGTTTTCGGGTCACAGACGGTAGCGAAGCAAATCCAATAACTGCAACAGGTGGGGTTACAGGCGGAGAAGTTGAAGACTATCCTATTAATACCTACGGTAGTCTTGCTTACCCAAGTGAGAATGGCTGGGTAACTCTGGCTTATGAAGACCAATGGCCCTTCGCTGGTGATTATGACTTTAATGATTTGGTTATGAATTACCGTACAAAGTTGATTGATAAAGATGGACAAGCGCTTGGTTATAAAATAGAAGGAGACCTTGTAGGAATAGGTGCTACTTTTCATAACGGGTTTGCAGTTCGCCTTTATCAATCTAGCCCCAGTGGTATAAACAAACGCATTTTACGCAGTCAAATAGACCAAGCATCAATCAGTTTAATCATTAATGGCGAACAGCAAACACATACGATCCTTGAAGAAGGAACAGAAGACGCAATTTTTATTGTGATGCCAGATACATGGGCTTATGCAAGTAAAGATTCTAGCTGTAGTTTTTTCAGAACTGAAGCGGGTTGTAACATTAATAATAAAGTTAGCTTCACTTTGAGTGTGTCATTAAATACTTATATAGCGAGTGTTGATGCACCTAAATATACACTGGACCCATTTATTTTTGCTGCAGAAGGTCATTATCACGGTACTTTTTTAGATGGCTTGAATCCTCGCGGATGGGAAGTGCATATTAAAAACCAACCGCCGACAGAAAAATTTAATCAAAGTTTGTTTTCTTTAGTAGGCAGTGATGATGCAACTAATACTCAGTTTGGGTATTACTTCCAAACGCCATCTGGATTACCTTGGGCCATTGAAGTGGGGTCGTCGTGGGCGCACCCAAAAGAAAGTGTTGATATAACCCAAGCCTATAGTGAGTTCCAAACATTTGCTGAATCTGATGGCAGAGAAAGTCCAATGTGGTTTAACAATGCAACAACATCTAAAGTGATTTCGGGAGCACAGTAGCCATGAAACATCAATTAATTACAATGATTTGTTTAATTCTTACAGCGTGTGGTGGTGGCGGTGAAGGTGATGCTGTAAATGAAAACTCAAATATTTTGGGAACATCGGCAACAACCGCCACTACAGAAAACGAAACAGCAACTGAAACAGCAGTACAAACGGATACAATGACTGATTTAACTATTTCTCCAACGTTTGATTTGTCTAGTAAGGTGTTACTTTATGTTGATGTTGATATAAATATGGGCAATCCACGTGCGTATATAAATATCTGCCTTAAAGGTGAGGATAACAAAGCGGATTACTCCGAATGTTTGTTACGCTCTTCACTTGTCGAGAGTAAGTTGAATTCGGATATTATGCTTGCAAACTCAGCGGTTGAACTAGTGGCTGAGATATGGTTTTACGATGGCCAGCATGAACCAATGCGCTATTTTTGGCACTTTGATGCTTCGCAAGAGTCTCAACGGTTTGCGATTCGTTAAACTAAGTGATCGTTTAAGGCTGTTTAGAAGTTTAATAGTAATTAGGTGAATACAATATTTTCAATAGCTTGAGGAGTTAATATGCAATATCTACAAGATGTACTTAACCAAGTAAAGGAAGCAAATGCAAACGAACCTGAGTTTTTCCAAGCTGTAGAAGAGGTATTTCACTCGCTAGAACAGGTTGTGCAAGACGGGTCCGATTTTCAAAAACAGGCAATATTAGAGCGATTAGTTGAACCTGAAAGGCAAATTATTTTTCGAGTACCTTGGCATGATGATAAGGGCAACCTTAGAGTAAACCGTGGATATCGAGTCGAATTTAGTTCATCACTTGGCCCCTACAAAGGCGGTTTGCGATTTCATCCAAGCGTGAA
This region includes:
- a CDS encoding ATP-binding protein, with translation MKLKAAAFLYFALSMNCAFASSLQNHIDEARAISDYQKRYEYLLSIDKQLLESASLAERISFNVRLIHVHIQLGQFQQAQTIIDELEAGPKYKNDSPIYSELYLAKARLAYRKSDLETAISLSQQNVALFQRLQLSDYEIDAVASLVSAYHNAGEYQAALNLLEVYIHDNNRELTLKQKEMLYHGYSRNLEQLDRLTLALEYKLKRRELVQQMSPSISLQAGITYSIAQSYLDLGQYEKAKSEFITALSFDRQTGSLSDIGHSLVKLSQCEYGLHNYTKALEYAQDAQQVFASYNSTRNTAWAKHNIAINLLEIDKADQALAIEKQVITELKEDDHLYTDVLLTLAKLYIGSTELKQAKHYAQQAFQLSNQKNRLQKQILALEHLITVAQQQADYQQALSYQRTITELEKNFAHNNYNQRLAELQNSIAIRDRDLAIQNLKLQDHEKSQAIASQRQTILYSILLFSLLLAVMGIALLRVKQRKQLIEQRRNYLDKQISQRSKLLSQVAHELSGPLTGLRLHLETLQAGLTQFNELTYEKLNQKITDMATLVTDLNKISLLEQSCFQLNVTTINAAEYFQSLHADMAIQLDKFEVRFSQNVANELNFECDATRLSQLFANLISNSLKYTHQPGKINLTISQSQTQLLIRYEDSAPGVSDESLTKIFDHLYRVPDLNTVKQSGSGIGLAIVKQIVEAHNWRITAAHSELGGVRYDLTIAI
- a CDS encoding LruC domain-containing protein, coding for MKINILIYLTAALANGLVSAAPFEQCPSKAFLIQGSPAQMYGVDLVSAKTTVLAAAMDFASEANNDSVNAVGFNYQDQYMYGFSKQAPKSVVRINNQYMLERLNVSGLPDTNFYVGDILVDEQQNKAVYYLYHPRFGLYAINLTAQNEQYQAELIPGSANWNLSIYDFAFHPHSTLLYAVESNGDLYEINVENGGPVFITNLDIAGDTGANGAAYFDLQGQFYFSNNRSGKVHRVNLNISPVSGYTPTASVFTLGPTSNQNDGARCAIAEVKVTDNSIDFGDAPRPYQTTLEDSGARHLFDPNEDQSNLVYLGASVDGENLNTASDLLQSSVDSSDDGVKFVTDFVAGSTSQIIVTSPNDNGYLYAWFDWDQNYQFDADEITVSKYRLNQGDNSVLVDVPSNAVMGATWARFRVTDGSEANPITATGGVTGGEVEDYPINTYGSLAYPSENGWVTLAYEDQWPFAGDYDFNDLVMNYRTKLIDKDGQALGYKIEGDLVGIGATFHNGFAVRLYQSSPSGINKRILRSQIDQASISLIINGEQQTHTILEEGTEDAIFIVMPDTWAYASKDSSCSFFRTEAGCNINNKVSFTLSVSLNTYIASVDAPKYTLDPFIFAAEGHYHGTFLDGLNPRGWEVHIKNQPPTEKFNQSLFSLVGSDDATNTQFGYYFQTPSGLPWAIEVGSSWAHPKESVDITQAYSEFQTFAESDGRESPMWFNNATTSKVISGAQ